From the Ictalurus furcatus strain D&B chromosome 19, Billie_1.0, whole genome shotgun sequence genome, one window contains:
- the dyrk2 gene encoding dual specificity tyrosine-phosphorylation-regulated kinase 2 isoform X1 produces MLTKKPCAAVYPTGKGGELCTVAVRSGAGSEPPSPVTLPPLRNSLSNSLTVGGNKNTMNDHLHVGNHQQIHVQQLFEENSNKRTVLTTQPNGLTPVGRAGLSLPERQQESSQCRAGSSASTKATESKPKIAPITPEQAMKQYTSKLTAFEHQEIFNCSEIYFVGPNAKKRPGVVGGSNNGGYDDDQGSYIHVPHDHIAYRYEVLKVIGKGSFGQVVKAYDHKAHQHVALKMVRNEKRFHRQAAEEIRILEHLRKQDKDSAMNVIHMLEHFTFRNHICMTFELLSMNLYELIKKNKFQGFSLPLVRKFAHSILQCLDSLHKNRIIHCDLKPENILLKQQGRSGIKVIDFGSSCFEHQRVYTYIQSRFYRAPEVILGSRYGMPIDMWSLGCILAELLTGYPLLPGEDEGDQLACVIELLGMPSQKLLDSSKRAKNFVSSKGYPRYCTVTTLPDGTVALNGGRSRRGKLRGPPGSKDWVTALKGCDDPLFLDFLKQCLEWDPALRMTPSQALRHPWLRRRLPKPPTGEKTTVKRITEGTGAITSISKLPPTSSSASKLRTNLAQMTDANGNIQQRTVLPKLVS; encoded by the exons ATGTTAACCAAGAAGCCCTGTGCTGCTGTCTACCCGACTG GTAAAGGGGGTGAGCTGTGCACCGTGGCTGTCCGGTCTGGAGCAGGGAGCGAGCCGCCATCACCCGTCACACTGCCACCTCTCAGGAACTCGCTCAGCAACTCGCTCACG GTTGGAGGCAATAAGAACACGATGAATGACCATCTGCATGTCGGAAACCACCAGCAGATCCACGTTCAACAGCTGTTTGAGGAAAACAGCAATAAAAGGACAGTGTTGACGACACAGCCGAATGGGTTGACGCCAGTAGGCCGAGCAGGCTTGTCCTTGCCAGAGAGGCAACAAGAAAGCAGCCAGTGTAGGGCGGGCAGTTCCGCCTCCACCAAAGCGACTGAAAGCAAGCCCAAGATAGCCCCTATTACTCCTGAGCAGGCCATGAAGCAGTACACGTCCAAACTGACAGCATTCGAACACCAGGAGATTTTCAACTGCTCTGAAATATACTTTGTAGGACCAAATGCTAAGAAACGGCCAGGTGTGGTCGGGGGCTCAAATAATGGTGGTTACGATGATGATCAGGGCTCTTATATCCATGTACCCCATGACCATATAGCCTACAGGTATGAGGTATTGAAGGTCATTGGTAAGGGAAGTTTTGGACAAGTAGTGAAGGCCTACGACCACAAGGCTCACCAGCATGTGGCCTTGAAAATGGTGCGCAACGAGAAGCGGTTTCATCGCCAGGCAGCCGAGGAGATTCGGATCCTGGAGCACTTGCGCAAGCAGGACAAAGACTCTGCTATGAATGTCATCCACATGCTGGAGCACTTCACATTCCGCAACCACATCTGCATGACATTTGAGTTACTCAGCATGAACCTGTATGAGCTcataaagaaaaacaagttTCAGGGCTTCAGTCTGCCACTGGTGCGCAAGTTTGCGCACTCTATCCTGCAGTGTCTGGACTCCTTGCACAAAAACAGGATCATTCATTGTGACCTCAAACCCGAGAACATCCTCTTGAAGCAGCAGGGACGCAGCGGGATAAAAGTGATCGACTTTGGATCCAGCTGCTTTGAACACCAGCGGGTCTATACTTACATTCAGTCACGCTTTTATAGGGCACCAGAAGTCATTCTGGGCTCTCGGTATGGGATGCCAATTGATATGTGGAGCCTGGGTTGTATTTTAGCGGAATTACTAACAGGGTACCCTCTCTTGCCTGGAGAAGATGAAGGGGACCAACTAGCATGTGTCATAGAGCTACTGGGCATGCCCTCCCAGAAGCTGTTGGATTCGTCCAAAAGAGCCAAAAATTTTGTCAGCTCAAAGGGATATCCTCGTTACTGCACGGTCACAACTTTACCTGATGGCACGGTAGCACTAAACGGTGGACGGTCACGTAGGGGTAAGCTTCGAGGTCCGCCAGGAAGCAAGGATTGGGTAACTGCGCTTAAGGGCTGTGACGACCCCCTCTTTTTGGACTTCCTCAAGCAGTGTCTGGAGTGGGACCCGGCTTTGCGTATGACTCCAAGTCAGGCCCTCCGCCACCCGTGGCTGAGAAGACGCTTGCCAAAACCTCCCACTGGGGAGAAAACTACCGTAAAGCGAATCACTGAGGGCACAGGTGCTATAACCTCTATCTCCAAATTACCTCCCACATCGAGTTCAGCCTCAAAATTAAGGACTAACCTGGCACAAATGACTGACGCCAATGGGAATATACAGCAGAGGACAGTGTTGCCAAAATTAGTCAGTTGA
- the dyrk2 gene encoding dual specificity tyrosine-phosphorylation-regulated kinase 2 isoform X2 translates to MNDHLHVGNHQQIHVQQLFEENSNKRTVLTTQPNGLTPVGRAGLSLPERQQESSQCRAGSSASTKATESKPKIAPITPEQAMKQYTSKLTAFEHQEIFNCSEIYFVGPNAKKRPGVVGGSNNGGYDDDQGSYIHVPHDHIAYRYEVLKVIGKGSFGQVVKAYDHKAHQHVALKMVRNEKRFHRQAAEEIRILEHLRKQDKDSAMNVIHMLEHFTFRNHICMTFELLSMNLYELIKKNKFQGFSLPLVRKFAHSILQCLDSLHKNRIIHCDLKPENILLKQQGRSGIKVIDFGSSCFEHQRVYTYIQSRFYRAPEVILGSRYGMPIDMWSLGCILAELLTGYPLLPGEDEGDQLACVIELLGMPSQKLLDSSKRAKNFVSSKGYPRYCTVTTLPDGTVALNGGRSRRGKLRGPPGSKDWVTALKGCDDPLFLDFLKQCLEWDPALRMTPSQALRHPWLRRRLPKPPTGEKTTVKRITEGTGAITSISKLPPTSSSASKLRTNLAQMTDANGNIQQRTVLPKLVS, encoded by the coding sequence ATGAATGACCATCTGCATGTCGGAAACCACCAGCAGATCCACGTTCAACAGCTGTTTGAGGAAAACAGCAATAAAAGGACAGTGTTGACGACACAGCCGAATGGGTTGACGCCAGTAGGCCGAGCAGGCTTGTCCTTGCCAGAGAGGCAACAAGAAAGCAGCCAGTGTAGGGCGGGCAGTTCCGCCTCCACCAAAGCGACTGAAAGCAAGCCCAAGATAGCCCCTATTACTCCTGAGCAGGCCATGAAGCAGTACACGTCCAAACTGACAGCATTCGAACACCAGGAGATTTTCAACTGCTCTGAAATATACTTTGTAGGACCAAATGCTAAGAAACGGCCAGGTGTGGTCGGGGGCTCAAATAATGGTGGTTACGATGATGATCAGGGCTCTTATATCCATGTACCCCATGACCATATAGCCTACAGGTATGAGGTATTGAAGGTCATTGGTAAGGGAAGTTTTGGACAAGTAGTGAAGGCCTACGACCACAAGGCTCACCAGCATGTGGCCTTGAAAATGGTGCGCAACGAGAAGCGGTTTCATCGCCAGGCAGCCGAGGAGATTCGGATCCTGGAGCACTTGCGCAAGCAGGACAAAGACTCTGCTATGAATGTCATCCACATGCTGGAGCACTTCACATTCCGCAACCACATCTGCATGACATTTGAGTTACTCAGCATGAACCTGTATGAGCTcataaagaaaaacaagttTCAGGGCTTCAGTCTGCCACTGGTGCGCAAGTTTGCGCACTCTATCCTGCAGTGTCTGGACTCCTTGCACAAAAACAGGATCATTCATTGTGACCTCAAACCCGAGAACATCCTCTTGAAGCAGCAGGGACGCAGCGGGATAAAAGTGATCGACTTTGGATCCAGCTGCTTTGAACACCAGCGGGTCTATACTTACATTCAGTCACGCTTTTATAGGGCACCAGAAGTCATTCTGGGCTCTCGGTATGGGATGCCAATTGATATGTGGAGCCTGGGTTGTATTTTAGCGGAATTACTAACAGGGTACCCTCTCTTGCCTGGAGAAGATGAAGGGGACCAACTAGCATGTGTCATAGAGCTACTGGGCATGCCCTCCCAGAAGCTGTTGGATTCGTCCAAAAGAGCCAAAAATTTTGTCAGCTCAAAGGGATATCCTCGTTACTGCACGGTCACAACTTTACCTGATGGCACGGTAGCACTAAACGGTGGACGGTCACGTAGGGGTAAGCTTCGAGGTCCGCCAGGAAGCAAGGATTGGGTAACTGCGCTTAAGGGCTGTGACGACCCCCTCTTTTTGGACTTCCTCAAGCAGTGTCTGGAGTGGGACCCGGCTTTGCGTATGACTCCAAGTCAGGCCCTCCGCCACCCGTGGCTGAGAAGACGCTTGCCAAAACCTCCCACTGGGGAGAAAACTACCGTAAAGCGAATCACTGAGGGCACAGGTGCTATAACCTCTATCTCCAAATTACCTCCCACATCGAGTTCAGCCTCAAAATTAAGGACTAACCTGGCACAAATGACTGACGCCAATGGGAATATACAGCAGAGGACAGTGTTGCCAAAATTAGTCAGTTGA